A stretch of DNA from Manihot esculenta cultivar AM560-2 chromosome 7, M.esculenta_v8, whole genome shotgun sequence:
CCAATGCCTCATCCACCATTCCACCTCCAGCATCCTTAAGCAACTGCATCAGAGGTGGCACAATACCGGCCCTTACAGCTCTTGCCTTGTTTCCCTGATAAATTGAAAGATTAAAAATAGCAGTGGCAGCATCCTTCTTTCCTCGAGGAGTCCCCTCGCGGAGCAAATCTATAAGTGCTGGGATGGCCCCAGCTGCTCCTATTGCCACCTTATTCTCATCTATAACAGATAAACTAAAAAGGGTTGCAGCTGCATTTTCCCTTGCTTCCATACTTCCATTTTTTAACACGTCTACTATATCTGGTATAGCTCCTGCATTAACAATAGTTCCCTTGTTACTATCATTTATGGAAAGGTTTAAAATCGCTGTAACAGCATGCTCCTGTGTACGAGGATCTGTGGAGGACAAAAGCTCCACAAGAAGTGGAATGGCTCCTGCTTCTGCAATACATACTCTGTTATCTGCATTCCTCTTTGCGAGTAAACGAAGCTCTCCAGCAGCTGCTCTTTGTTGCTCAAGATTCCCATTTGCCAGTTTCTCTAATAAGGCAACAATCGCAATTCGATCACAGTCTGAAACACCGCTACCAACTTTTTTGTTTCTACAAGTCCCTTCATGTTTCGGCAGCTCAACACCATTGTTTTCACACCACAAAGCaatcaaactcttcaaaacaaagttaggTGTTAGTGCAGTATGTGACAAAGTCTGCTGCGTTTTTGGGCAAGTCTTGTGTCCTGCATCCAGCCATTTCTGGATGCATGATCTTTCATAGGTCTGCAAAATCAAGTAAGACAAATTATGGAGAACagcaaaacaaagttataaagtGATGAAATATGAAAGCAACTTGCAGTCAAACCTGTCCAGTAGAGACTATAACTGGATCTTTCATCAGTTCTAGAGATATTGGGCATCGGAAATCATCAGGAATAACTGGAGATCGGTGCTTAATTAGACCATGTTCAGGCTCAGAATTATCAGCTTCAGGGTTTTCCATTTGCACATAATCCTTTAACTTCTTGAGGATGGATGACATCTTCGGGAACCAGTCTCCTGGATCACCACCATTTGAGATAACCAATTCATGGAAAGCATGAGATTCTTTCTTTAGATCACCAATAGTCTTTAGTTCCAGCTTTTCAGAAAGCCTCTTCAATACTGCAGGCTCAGGGTCTTTTTCTCTCTGTGCTAAGGCTAAATCAAGGTCTAGTTGTGAATCCAGGGACTCTGGTTTTTCTTTAGCCCTTCTGAGTTGAGTATGCACAAGTTCAATCTGGAAAAATGACAGCTCCATCATGTCCATTGTCAACACTACAAGCTTACAATACCATACTTTTATCTAATCGCCCATTCTATGGTACAATTCATTGCAAGCTAAAATCTCCTAATGCATGGCAATTAAATTGGAAATGGATATAGTTTCTGTAGTCAtccaaaagcaaaaaaaaaaaaagaaggttcTAGAAGTACCTGTTCTCGAACTTCCTCTGATAAGTCAAGTTTATCATACGCAATCTCACTTAATGCTGCTTCAATTTTTCCAGTAATTTGGCAAAACTTATGCGCTATCTTGTCCCTTTGTATGGCCTGTGGGattgaaaaattttgaattatgatTATTGCGAGAAAAAACAAGGTATGCCAAATAACTAATGTTTATTTAATCTTATCACACATCAATACTTAGTAAAAAACCTGGGAATTtcacagaagaagaagaagaagttcagGGAAGAAACAGTGTGAAGAGGTAACTGAGATAGGAATTTATTGATAAACTACCAAGAACATAAAAACAAAGCTTCCTCCCTCAAAAACAGTAAACTATTTAATTATCTTCCCTCTAAATTGACCAGATCTAAGCTAATTTCCTGATTTAACACACAGCAATTGCTCAATGTAAATTGCAGTAGTCCATGTACAATGACACAACTTTGAGTTGACAGAACCGATGTACGTTTTCCATTCTTTAAAAGACAACAATAATCCGAACTCTCTTACCATTTTCTCAGGAAACAAACAGAAAAACAAGCCCAAGAAAATGAAACAATCATCATAGACTGCCTACAAAGAACAAGTTATTTTAACAATTCAACCTGGAGCAAATTTAGCGGTATTTTGCTAACCAAAGAAGACCAAAACACAAGATTCAACTTTCAATTTACTTGAATTTCCTAGCAATCAaacagaacaataaaaaagagTACCTGATACACCTTGCTTCCCTCATTGGTCGATTTGAGAAGCTCCATGGCCGAATCTAAAGAAATTCTCAACAACTCAAAGCCTTTAACTGCTTCTTCGCCTAGGTCTTCATTGCTATCTTTTAACTCCTCAAACAAAGGGCTCAAGAGCTTGATTCTCCGTATCAAATTCCCATGCATCTTCTTACAAACATTTTTACATTCAGGTAATCCACAAATCTCCTTCACTGAGTCAATGAGTCGACCCATCATCTTGGATTTTGAATCCTCTGTTAGTGCCATGTGGGTAAGCCTAATTGAACTACAAACAAAGCCCCCAAAAAAATATTGACTAAATAATACAAAACTCTAAAAAATTCAGCTAGTTTTCCTTTCTCGGCTTTTTTTTCCTCCCTCTATTACAATTTCTCTTCATCCAAGCACTCGCAGTCCACCGCGATCTCCATCTCACTCATTTGGGTTCTTCTCATTTCTCAAGCATATCAATCTTCAAcaataaaagaacaaagaaccTCAATTTTCCCCCACGATTTCACCGCAATTTTCCATCAAACCAAACACAGGGGAACTCATAAATTACACCACCACGAAAACCAACTACAAAAAGACGAATAATATCCTCACAGATGTTTGAATTACAATTCAGAATCACAGAGATTTATGTCAATCCCTCAACAAATCTACTACTTTGATGGGTTGAAGGAAAGGGTCAAACCAGATTGTTAAAAGATTGGAAGAAACAGGGAAATGGTAGTTGGTGGGTtaggttttgaaagaaaagagaaaaaagatatGATTTCCTCCACAAATTGATAGCTTTTTCTCGGTGGatagaagatgatgatgatgatgctgatgatgatgaaggGTTTTAACAGAAAATTGAAAGAGACAAAGA
This window harbors:
- the LOC110607399 gene encoding U-box domain-containing protein 14, with the translated sequence MALTEDSKSKMMGRLIDSVKEICGLPECKNVCKKMHGNLIRRIKLLSPLFEELKDSNEDLGEEAVKGFELLRISLDSAMELLKSTNEGSKVYQAIQRDKIAHKFCQITGKIEAALSEIAYDKLDLSEEVREQIELVHTQLRRAKEKPESLDSQLDLDLALAQREKDPEPAVLKRLSEKLELKTIGDLKKESHAFHELVISNGGDPGDWFPKMSSILKKLKDYVQMENPEADNSEPEHGLIKHRSPVIPDDFRCPISLELMKDPVIVSTGQTYERSCIQKWLDAGHKTCPKTQQTLSHTALTPNFVLKSLIALWCENNGVELPKHEGTCRNKKVGSGVSDCDRIAIVALLEKLANGNLEQQRAAAGELRLLAKRNADNRVCIAEAGAIPLLVELLSSTDPRTQEHAVTAILNLSINDSNKGTIVNAGAIPDIVDVLKNGSMEARENAAATLFSLSVIDENKVAIGAAGAIPALIDLLREGTPRGKKDAATAIFNLSIYQGNKARAVRAGIVPPLMQLLKDAGGGMVDEALAILAILASHQEGKVAIGKSEPIPVLIEVIMTGSPRNRENAAAILWSLCAGDSQQLKLAKECGAEEALKELSDSGTDRAKRKAVSLLELIQRADVVVNQSCL